The sequence GCAGGGGGACATGCCCGACCGCATAGTAGAATGGCTTTCGGAAGAGGGTTTCCTGAACAGAAACTTCGATGTCCTGGAGATCGGGAGCGGCCCCGGAACGTATTCTCTCATAATGTCCCGTTTTTCAAAAACCGTCTCGTGCCTGGACTCGTCCGGAAAGATGATGGACAGACTTTTCGCCTCGGCGGATGCTGAAGGGATCAATAATCTGGAGAGGATCCAGGCAGACTGGAACAGCTTCGCTTCCGAGAGGAGCTGGGACACCGTCTTATCGGCCCTGTGCTCGGGATCGGGAACCCCTGATTCGATAGACCGTATGGACAGTTTCGCGACCCGCCATTGTGTTATGATTTCATGGATCGAAAACCACGGCGACGACCTTCAGTCGGAGATATGGTCGAAACTGGGAAGGGAATACAGCTACAGGTCCAGGACCACCAACGACATCGTGAAAACCCTCGAGCGCACGGGACGCCTCCCGGAAACGCACACATTTTCTGCCGAAATATCCATCGATATGTCTGTTGAGGAAGCCGTACGAAGTCAGACGAAGACCTTCTCGGTCTTCGGACTGGAGGAGGAGGCTGTGGCCGTGACGAGAGAAATATTGGAAAAACGCTCCGTCGACGGAATATACCGCTTCAGAGCCGTAAACAGGCTGCTCGTGACTGTATGGGAGCCCCTGAAATAAAGAATGGAGCCACTGGAGGGAATCGAACCCCCGGCCTACGGTTTACGAAACCGCCGCTCTACCGCTGAGCCACAGTGGCGTATGAGGCGCGAATGAGCTACTGCTTTTAAAACTTTACACAGAACTCAGCGCCGATATCTGGGGAACATGTCTCTAAAAACCACCGCATCCGCAGCTATCCTCGGCGACTCGCATATGAAATTACAGTCCTTCTTTGAATCTTCCAATACATTGGCCAGAAGCTGCATGTCCGGGTCCCTGGCCTCCAGAGGCAAATGGTTCTTTTCGCCTTTGTCACCATATTCTATGCAACTGATGTGGAAATGGGCGACATCCCCGCAGAGTGGAAAGAACTCGCCGATCAACGCGCGCATGTCTTCCTCCGTCTTGAGGGAACCTCCGTTCCTGGCATGGACGTGGGCGACATCGAGCACTGGACGTGCGCCGTCCACAGAGTCCATCACCTCCTCGATCTCCTTGAGCGTTCCAAACTGACCTTTCTTACCCATGGTCTCAATCCCCAGAATCACATCCTTGATCCCCTCATTGTCCATATTGTTCTTGCATGTGGTGAGGCCTTCGATGACCGAATCGGTCGCCGTCTCGGGATGTTTGCCGTAAGATGCGGCATGTATGACGATGATATATGCGCCCATATTATGCGCCACGCGGGCGGTATCCATGACCCAGCCTACGCTTTTTTCTCTCGTATCGGGAGTCTCCGAATTGAAACTGATATAATATGGCGCATGACAGGACAGCCTGATGTCCAACCGCTCGGCCGCGGAACCTATCTCCCTGGCCCTCTCTTCGGAGACACGGGCGCCGCGTACAAGCTCGACCTCCAGGGCGTCCAGCCCAAGCGACCTGGTGTATTCCAAAGAGCCGATAGGCGTCTTTCCTTCCGAGGGATATCCTGCGGGACCGAATCTCATGCGGGGTACACCGGCTTCGGCATATTTACATTTCCCGCCGGAACATAATTTATCTGATTTATTGTATAAATTAATAGAAATAAAATAAGCTGGCTATTTTATTTTTCATTTTTTCTTGTTGCCATCTTCCTTGATCTCATGAAATAACTAATTATCGACCGAGAGATATCGGCACCCTATGGATATCTCTATGGACGTCTCCCTGGACCCGACCCTCGGATGTGGCCAGGCCCACCGCTGGCGGAAGTATGGCGATACATGGAAGGGAGTTATTGGGAACTATGCGGTCGAGCTTGTACAGAACGACGGCGGGTTCGAATGCATAGGATGCAGCGAGGACCGCATAAAGAGATACTTCCGTTCCGAGGACGACCTTTCGGCGATAATGAAGGAGATATCCGGAAGGGATCCCCATATAGCCAGGCTTGCTGCCGCCTGCCCCGGCCTGAGATTACTGAGACAGGACCTCTGGGAGTGCACGGCCACTTATATCCTGGCCACCAACGCGAACGTCAAACGTATCGCAAAGATGGTGGAGTCCGTATGCGACCTGTATGGGACGGACCTCGGAGGAGTTAGATCGTTTCCGACACCGAAACAGATACTTGACGGCTGCGGAAGCATCGGCGAATGCCGCCTCGGATATCGTGAGGACCGTTTCGTAGAATTTGCCGAGAAGGTGGAAGACGGCACCTACGACCTCGAATCGATGGAATGTCTCGATTACGGAGATTGTGTCAGAGAACTGAAAAAGATCAACGGCGTCGGACCGAAGGTCGCAGATTGCGTCGCTATCTTTGCTTACGGCCACCTTGAGGCTTTCCCCGTCGATGCGAGGATATCAAGATCGATGAGAGATGTCTACGGCGTGGAAGGAAGCTACAAAGACGTTTCGTCGGCCGGGAGGCGTATCTTCGGGAGATATGCCGGATATGCGCAGGAGCTTCTGTATCACTCTCTGAGCATAATTTTCTGAATCTCGGCGTCGGCCATTGCGCAGGCGGGAGGGTTGTATCCCGTGTATTGTTCGTATATCTCGGCCAGCATCCCGCAGTTCTTGACTACGCTGCAGAGTCTACACATCTCCGTCACGAAATCGCTGCCTTCGGCCGCCAGGTAACTAGCGGATTTTTTTATCTCTTCGGAGAAGAGTTCGTACCTCTCGCTGTTCTGGATCGTCTCGTTCTCCCCGCGTTTTTTCTTCAGATACTGGGATATGGCCGCGTCGGTAACCTCGAACTTCCTGGCGACCTGCGCCTGTGACATGCCGTGCTCGAAGACCAGCTCTCTTGCGACCTCCCTGCGTATTGTGGGCAACACATACCAAACAACGATCTCACAAGGGATCTTCATAAGTTAACGATAGTTCAAAGGCTATAAATCACTTGCGCGTGACCGCTCCCGGATTGGATTTCAGGTAAAATTCTACGGCGTCCCAATCGTCTTCCTGTTCTACCGACTTGCCGTCTTCCATAGATATCCCTAGGGACCTTGCCGTGTCGCCAAGGAACTTTTTCGCACGGTCGGACCCTTTGAAATTCTCGACCTTGGAACCGGCGTATGAAAGTTTCCCGTCAAATGACCCAGATATCTTTGTTCCTTCAAATATGACCGCACGGGACTGTCCTATCTCCGCTTTTATATGTTGTCTTATATAAAAATGGAGATTGTCCTGGGTGTTCAGCGCAAAAATTTCCTTGTGGATATTCTGCTTCTTTCCGACATCGGAAGAAAGGATCCATATTAGGGTCGGATCGTCCTTGATGAAGAAACCTTTCTTAAGCAACCCCTCTCTCTCGAGCGCAGCCAACGTAGACCGTACCTCCGACATCCGGGCGGACATGAAGCGAGATAGGTTCTCGGCGGAGAATATCCCGAAATCTGAAAAATGACGTCTGGCTATTTCTTTAATAGCCTCTTCCCTCGATATTTTCGGCATCGGGATGATGCTGTAGTAAGAATCGGAATCCTGATGAATAACGGAAAGCTTGGACAGCGCGCTGAGAGCGTCTACGGTTCGGGACTGGGACAGAGGAGACCCCGACACGATCTCTTTTCTGGATATCGGCGAGTGGTTGGATATCATAGACAGTATCATCTTCTCGTCGCCTTCGATCTCTTCGGACTTCGCAGCCCTGTAAAGCTGTGCTGATTCCTTTGTTGTATAACCTATGAAAGCAGGGTAAAGAGCGGTCTTCACAAGATACCCGCGCTCCAACTGCTTCTTTATGGTTGTCTTGTCCAGCACCCTGGTGTATATCTCCTGGTCCCCTCGGATGTATCCGCGGGAAATGACCGCGTTCATCACTGTAGGGTACCTGTCATTCCCTCCCACACGCTGCTTCTCGAAAACGTAGCTCAGGAACTCGTCGTCGGTCATTGAATACTCGACGAAGTCGCCTTTCGCATAGAAGCCGTTGACCATCAGATAGCCTGCTTCCTCCATCATCTTCTCCACATTCGGAGCTAGGAGAGCGGCGTCCTTGCCCATTACCTCCCTTATACGGACGATGTCCGTGTTCTTCATTTTGAAGAACAGCATTATATCGTCTATCGATGCGAGCGCTGCGGGAATGAGTTCCTCCGAGTCCAGGTCGAAGGACCTTATCTCTATGCATCCGGACATCTCCCACATCTCGACGGCCCCCACTACGGACGACCCCCTGACGAGCGGATATACCCAGCTATCGCCGTAACGCGCCGAAAGTTCGGCCCATTTGGAAGAAATGTCAGGGTCGAACGGAGTGCATAGGCGAATTTTTGCCTCGTGCCCGTGTATTCTCCCGAGAGCCTCTATCTCGTCATCGAAAACAAACATCTGAGTCTGTGAGTCTCCGACTATTATCTGCGAAGCCCCTATTTCGTCCATCAGCCTTTTCGCGTCCTCGGGAGCTATTCCCAGAGTATATCTGAGGGCCTGTGCGGGCAGTGGTCCGTAAGCCCGTACCGTCTGTTTTGCGAGCTCTGTAAGGGGGTCCCCTTCCGCCGTTCCCGGACGGTAGACCAGATATGTGTTCTCGGTCCCCCAGTCCTCTCTTTCTCCGAACGCCCTGACTATTCTGAGAGAGCGGTCCAGGCGGTAGACTGCCTCTTTGATAGCGTCCTTGTCCATCCTCATAGCGCCGACCAGCTGGCGCAGAGTGGCGGTACCCATGCCGTCGATCATGTTGAGTACCTTTTCATCTCCCGGCTGCGTTTCGTCTGACCTCAGGGCCGCGAACCGGTCCGCATCTTCCGAAAGTACGTACCTCACGCGTCCGCGCATGAACCTCCCCAGAAGTATCCTTCCGGATTCCCTCATCTCCTGCCAATCTTTGAGTTTGAAGTCCTTGACGCGACTGAATACATCGATCTCGCTTCCTGCAGAACCGTAGAATTTGAAATAATCGACTATGTTGGAGAATTCGCGCCCTTTCGATGCGCGGTATTCCTCGACCGCCTCGAAACTGTAAATATTCTCCTTTCCGGCACGGAGCCTCATCCTGTCGATCTTCAGCATATACTGGTCGCCCTCGGATATCAGGAATCTGCCCTTGGCCACATCCCCGCTGCTCAGAAGCGACTCCAGCGAGGCATGTGCATCTTCATCCGTCAGGGATAACGCGAACGCGATCTCGGCCGATGTGGCCGGCGCGAAACATTCCAGATGCCTCATTATTATGCGGTCCACGGCCGAGTTCCTGTCCATTGAGGTGTTGTCCGCCTTGGAATAGAGCCACTTCCCGTTGCCGGTGATGGCCGTCCTGGCAACCCTGTACATGGCCTCCAGCTTCCTTATGGAACGATATACGATGTCCTCGCTGATCTCCAGTGATTCGGATATCTGGTTGATCGGCGTGTCCCTGGAGACCTCTTCTAAGACCTTGATGTCCGTGTCCGTCATCTCGCGTTCCTTGACGGTCGCGACCGCGTAGTACTGTACCTCTTCTGCGGCCATCACATAGGGGTCGTCCATGAACACCGAACCTATCTTGCCTTCGGAGAACAGCTCCCTTATCCACTTGTCCACTGTCTTTTTGTCCTCGTCGGAATAAGAATAGATGTTCCTTCCGCGCTCGCGGAGCGCCTGGAGGGGGCCTGTCCGCATCAGCATCGGAACAATATCGTCCTTGGTCTGTATGCGTCCGATCTTCTCCCTGAAGTACGGTATGATATGGTCCTCATCGAATTCGAACTCTTTTACGGCATCCCCGAGCGCGCGATAGAGGACCTTGCGGTGCAGCTCCCTCAGGAGTGCGGACCGGTCCTCCATTAGCACAATGTCCGAGAAGCTCGAGATTATCGCGCTGTGCGCGAAGGGCGACGGCGTTCCCGTGAACAACACCGTCTCGATCTTCACGTTGCCGCCCTCTATCAGCTTCAGGACGTGTTCCGCGTTGCGGATGTCCATGTCGTCCTCCATGATCTCCCTGTAGGTTTCTTCGATGACGGGCATGTTCTCCATGTTCCCGAGCTCTTCGAGAAGATAGGAGGAACGTATCTGCTGCCTGTTGACCGATATCGAACGCCCCATGTAGTTCCTAAGAATCATGAAGCTGCGGGACGCGGTGTGCCTGAATCTTAGCTTGAATATCTCGGAATCCTTGATCGCTTTACGCAATATCTGCTCCAGGTCCCTGGCCTTCAGCATGCCCGGGATCTTGGCTATGTCCACCTTGCGCGATGTACCGATCATGAAATTATCGTCGGAAACAGTGACCGAAACGTTGGTCCCCAAGATATTCGTCAGACGATAGGCGTAGCCGCGGGAAAGAGCATCGTTCACCCTTCTTCCGAACGGGAAATGGAACACGAGCCTCTGGTTGCCCGACGGGTCCATGTACTCCTCGATCGCCAGTTTTTCCGAGTCGGGTATGAAGCCTGCAACGGCCTTCTGCTCCCTGAAGTACGACAGTATGCTTCTGGCCGATCCTTCGTCTATGTCAAGGTCCTCCGACATGCTGCTTATAAGCGAGGCCGTGTCGGAATCCAGGCGTTCCGACATCTCCTTCCTGAACTCGGCGATGTCCATCGAAAGGTCGAAGCTCCTCGGGAGCATCTCGCCCGCCCATGACGGGACGGTGGGCTTTCTGCCTGTGGCCTCTTTCACGAAGGCGGTCATTCCCTTGGACCTTACGAACTCGAAGGAACGACCTCCCAGAACGAAGATGTCCCTGGGGGACAGCCTTTCGACGAACTTTTCTGAAAGTTCGCCTGCCATGGACCCGTGACCCGTTATGACCTTGTAGTTTGCCTCTTCGGGAATTGTTCCCAGATTGAGGTAGTAGATCATCCTGGCGCCCTTCTTCCTGCCGAACTGGTTCTCGCCCTCGTCGTACCATATTTTGGAATAGACTCCTTCGAAGTCGTCGCGACTCCCCAGATACCTTATGTCGCTGAGGAACTCCTCCCTGGTAAGATTCCTGTAACAGTACGAACCCTTGACTAAACGGAATGCCTCGTCTACGTCCCATCTGTTGTCCAGGCTCATACCTACGATGGCCTGGGCCAGAACATCGAGGCAGTTCTCCGGTATGCCCACTCTGTCGATGTCGCCCCGGTGGGCGGCGCGGCACATGACGGCACATTCCACCAGATCGTCGGAATCAAAGACCAGGAGACGTCCCTTCGCCACCTGCCCGAAGCTGTGGCCGCTGCGGCCGATCCTCTGCAATCCCTTGGCCACCGATTTAGGAGAACCGATCTGGCAGACCAGATCTACCGAACCGATATCGATTCCCAGTTCCAGCGACGTGGACGAAACGACGCATTTGATCTCGCCTCTTTTGAGCCTCTCCTCCACATCCAGCCTCGTTTCCCTTCCGAGGGAGCTGTGGTGGACCTCTATGTTCTCGAGCCCTCGCTCTTTTAGTTTGTAGACGACGCTTTCGGCCCCGGAACGGGTATTTGTAAAGACCAGCGTCGTCTCATGAGTGTCGATGAGCTCCTTGAGCTGGTCGTACATCATGGAATTGACCATCTCCGAGGACAACGCGGTCATATCGGTGGCAGGACATATGACCCGAAGGTCCAGCTGCTTCTTTGAATCGGATTCGACTATCGTAACGTCCCTTATGGAACCGTCGGGGTTGTTTCCTACGAGATATCCCGCGATGGCCTCCATGGGGGCGAGGGTAGCGGAGAGTCCGATGCGCGAGAAGTCGGTCTCGCACCAGTTCTTCAGCCGCTCAAGCGTCAGAGAAAGGAAAGCACCCCTCTTCGAGTCGCATATGTCGTGGATTTCGTCCAGTATGACCCATTCGACCTTCTTCAGGCTCTCTCTGAACTTTGGCGCTGATATGATGAGGGCCAGCGATTCGGGGGTTGTGATGAGAATGTGCGGAGGGTGGCGGGCCATCTTCTGCCTCTCGTTCTGGGGCGTGTCGCCCGAACGAACGGCGACCCTTATCCCGGGAGGCTCGAACCCGTGGTCGATGGCGACCTTTGCCATCTGGTTTAGCGGCTCGTTCAGATTTCGGTTTACATCGTTGGCCAGCGCCTTCAGCGGCGAGATATATATGCAGTATATCCTTTCTTCCAGCGTCCCGGCCCTGGCATACTTTGTCAGTTCGTTTATGATGCTGGTAAACGCCGTCAGGGTCTTACCGGAGCCCGTAGGGGATGATACCAGTACATTCTTCTTCTGGTGGATGAGAGGTATGGCCTTGGCCTGCGGCTCGGTAAGGCCGTCGAACCGCTCTTCGAACCATGTGGAGATCAGCGGCTCCATGACGCCCATGACCTCTTCTTTCGTGTACACCTTATCTGATCTTTCTATCATCGCGATGCCTAATCCCTTGTCCTTAGTGTTCTACCGTATTTATCTTTCTTCTTTCTAACTTAAAAAAGGATTATATCTGCACACACGCTGTTCGTGTCATGAAAAGTCGGATCGCAGCTTTGCTCTTGGTCGCAGTTATGATCCTGCCGATGGCGGGCTTGTTGCTGAGCGTAGACGAAGCTTATGCGGCCGACGATACAACTTTCACGGGCATAGCCCAGGACAGCGACGGAACCCCGTTAGGAGATGTCGAAGTACGCTTGGACTGGGCGGTTGGCGGTACCGGCTTCGCTGTTTCGGGAACCGCCCTTTCGGATGCGGACGGCAATTTTTCAATTGTGCTGCCGGGAACATACGATATTTCCAAGACCAACACCGTAACGATATCTTACAGAAACGAACTCCACATCATGATATGCGATGATGTCGCCCTTGAGGATTATACCATATCTGGCACCACGTTCGATCTCGGGGAGGTCAAGGCCCTATACATATTCACCATAGGCAAAAACATGACGGTGACGGGCACCGTGAAATACGGATCGGAACTCATAGGCGGGGCCACAATATCTCTTTTGAAAAGTAACGGAACGGTAGCGGGCACCGATACGACCGGAACCGACGGAAAATACGAGATAAAATGCGAGCCTGGAACATACACGATCACGGTAAAGCGCGGCGGGTTCGAAGACCAGATCATCAACGGAGTGGTAGTAGGTGAAGACAGCAGCTCGATAACCAAGGATATCAGCCTGGTCCTGGCCCCGCAACAGACCTACTGGGGCCTGGACCTTCCGCATCTTTTCACCATTGTAGGCCTGATCGTGGCCGGAATTCTGCTCATGATAATGATGGCCTACGTGGTATACACGAGGAGACATCACGGAAAGCTCAAGATAGTGGACGATGAGGATTGATCAGCGCTTCAGCTTTCCGCGGACGTCTTCGTAAAGGTCGCCGCCGCTCGCATCTATGGCAACGATGAGGGGCCCCAGTCTCTCCGCGTTGAATTTCCACATCGCCTCGGCCATGCCCAGGTCGTTCCATTCGGAACCGGTGCTCTCCCCCAGCCCTTCTGCGAGAGAGACCGCGGTCCCCCCTACGGCCGCCAGGTATACGCAGCCATGTTTCTCCATCGCCTCGGCGACCTTTTTCGACATGCCGCCTTTGCCTATGATCGCTCTGATCCCGAACCTTTCTATCATCTCCGGCTCCAGGTCGTTCATCCTGGCGCTCGTGGTGGGGCCTGCTGCCACAGGTAGCCATTTTTCCCCGCGCTGGACCATGATCGGGCCGCAGTGGTACAGCACCGAGTTGAATATCTCGTCCGGGACGTCTTCGCCTGTCCGGGCTTTTTCCAGCGCCCTTTTGTGCATTTCGTCCCTGCCGGTGATGATCGGGCCTTTGATATACACCGTCTCGCCGAGCTTGAGAGACCTGACGGTCTTCTCGTCCAAAGGAGAATTGAGGATCAACGGAACGCCCCCTGCGTATATTCCACCTTTTCAGAGGTTATCCTTGCTGTCGCCCTGCGGTTCGCCCAGCATCCTATGCTTACGGCCACCGGAAGGCTGGCGGTGTGGCACGCCGCCTTCTTGATTCTTACTCCCAGTGCCGTCGTCCTGCCTCCGAGGCCCATAGGGCCCAGTCCGCTTTCGTTGATTTTCACGAAAATATCTTCTTCTATCTCTCTGAGCACCGGATCGGGATTGTCTTCCCCAACCGGGATCAGGAGGGCCTCTTTGGCCATGGAAATACATTTTTCGGACGTTCCGCCGATCCCGACGCCCACTATACCGGGAGGACATGGACGTCCGCCGGCCTCCAGAACCGCATCTATGATCGTTTTCTTGACTCCCTCTACGCCGTCCGATGGGTTCAGCATCACAAGTCGCGTCATGTTCTCGGAGCCTGCGCCCTTCGGCATGACCGTGATCTCGATAAAATCGTCGTCCGTGGGGTAGAAGTGGACGATGGGCATGCCCTCGCCGAGATTGTTCCCATAGTTTTCGCGTGTAAGCGGGTCCACCGTGTTGGGTCTCAGCGGTATCTCCTTGGTCGCCCTCGCAAGCCCTCTCTCTATTTCTCCGATGATCGATGGATCGAACCTGCCTTTAACGTAAAAAACAGGTATTCCGGTGTCCTGGCACATCGGACGCGAGAGGAACTCGGCCTTTCGGACATTGTCCATTATCGCGCCCAGCTGGGAATACGCGGTCTGGTCGGATTCCCATCCCGCGGCGGCCTCCAGCGCCCATCCCACATCGGACGGCAGTTTCGTATTGGAGGCCTTCAGGAGATTG comes from Methanomassiliicoccaceae archaeon and encodes:
- a CDS encoding DNA glycosylase: MDISMDVSLDPTLGCGQAHRWRKYGDTWKGVIGNYAVELVQNDGGFECIGCSEDRIKRYFRSEDDLSAIMKEISGRDPHIARLAAACPGLRLLRQDLWECTATYILATNANVKRIAKMVESVCDLYGTDLGGVRSFPTPKQILDGCGSIGECRLGYREDRFVEFAEKVEDGTYDLESMECLDYGDCVRELKKINGVGPKVADCVAIFAYGHLEAFPVDARISRSMRDVYGVEGSYKDVSSAGRRIFGRYAGYAQELLYHSLSIIF
- a CDS encoding class I SAM-dependent methyltransferase, coding for MAALHPLDSEDVPESEKIRFWDIFAETYSSAQQGDMPDRIVEWLSEEGFLNRNFDVLEIGSGPGTYSLIMSRFSKTVSCLDSSGKMMDRLFASADAEGINNLERIQADWNSFASERSWDTVLSALCSGSGTPDSIDRMDSFATRHCVMISWIENHGDDLQSEIWSKLGREYSYRSRTTNDIVKTLERTGRLPETHTFSAEISIDMSVEEAVRSQTKTFSVFGLEEEAVAVTREILEKRSVDGIYRFRAVNRLLVTVWEPLK
- a CDS encoding fumarate hydratase; amino-acid sequence: MIKLPEPLEDVVFNLLKASNTKLPSDVGWALEAAAGWESDQTAYSQLGAIMDNVRKAEFLSRPMCQDTGIPVFYVKGRFDPSIIGEIERGLARATKEIPLRPNTVDPLTRENYGNNLGEGMPIVHFYPTDDDFIEITVMPKGAGSENMTRLVMLNPSDGVEGVKKTIIDAVLEAGGRPCPPGIVGVGIGGTSEKCISMAKEALLIPVGEDNPDPVLREIEEDIFVKINESGLGPMGLGGRTTALGVRIKKAACHTASLPVAVSIGCWANRRATARITSEKVEYTQGAFR
- a CDS encoding ATP-dependent helicase codes for the protein MIERSDKVYTKEEVMGVMEPLISTWFEERFDGLTEPQAKAIPLIHQKKNVLVSSPTGSGKTLTAFTSIINELTKYARAGTLEERIYCIYISPLKALANDVNRNLNEPLNQMAKVAIDHGFEPPGIRVAVRSGDTPQNERQKMARHPPHILITTPESLALIISAPKFRESLKKVEWVILDEIHDICDSKRGAFLSLTLERLKNWCETDFSRIGLSATLAPMEAIAGYLVGNNPDGSIRDVTIVESDSKKQLDLRVICPATDMTALSSEMVNSMMYDQLKELIDTHETTLVFTNTRSGAESVVYKLKERGLENIEVHHSSLGRETRLDVEERLKRGEIKCVVSSTSLELGIDIGSVDLVCQIGSPKSVAKGLQRIGRSGHSFGQVAKGRLLVFDSDDLVECAVMCRAAHRGDIDRVGIPENCLDVLAQAIVGMSLDNRWDVDEAFRLVKGSYCYRNLTREEFLSDIRYLGSRDDFEGVYSKIWYDEGENQFGRKKGARMIYYLNLGTIPEEANYKVITGHGSMAGELSEKFVERLSPRDIFVLGGRSFEFVRSKGMTAFVKEATGRKPTVPSWAGEMLPRSFDLSMDIAEFRKEMSERLDSDTASLISSMSEDLDIDEGSARSILSYFREQKAVAGFIPDSEKLAIEEYMDPSGNQRLVFHFPFGRRVNDALSRGYAYRLTNILGTNVSVTVSDDNFMIGTSRKVDIAKIPGMLKARDLEQILRKAIKDSEIFKLRFRHTASRSFMILRNYMGRSISVNRQQIRSSYLLEELGNMENMPVIEETYREIMEDDMDIRNAEHVLKLIEGGNVKIETVLFTGTPSPFAHSAIISSFSDIVLMEDRSALLRELHRKVLYRALGDAVKEFEFDEDHIIPYFREKIGRIQTKDDIVPMLMRTGPLQALRERGRNIYSYSDEDKKTVDKWIRELFSEGKIGSVFMDDPYVMAAEEVQYYAVATVKEREMTDTDIKVLEEVSRDTPINQISESLEISEDIVYRSIRKLEAMYRVARTAITGNGKWLYSKADNTSMDRNSAVDRIIMRHLECFAPATSAEIAFALSLTDEDAHASLESLLSSGDVAKGRFLISEGDQYMLKIDRMRLRAGKENIYSFEAVEEYRASKGREFSNIVDYFKFYGSAGSEIDVFSRVKDFKLKDWQEMRESGRILLGRFMRGRVRYVLSEDADRFAALRSDETQPGDEKVLNMIDGMGTATLRQLVGAMRMDKDAIKEAVYRLDRSLRIVRAFGEREDWGTENTYLVYRPGTAEGDPLTELAKQTVRAYGPLPAQALRYTLGIAPEDAKRLMDEIGASQIIVGDSQTQMFVFDDEIEALGRIHGHEAKIRLCTPFDPDISSKWAELSARYGDSWVYPLVRGSSVVGAVEMWEMSGCIEIRSFDLDSEELIPAALASIDDIMLFFKMKNTDIVRIREVMGKDAALLAPNVEKMMEEAGYLMVNGFYAKGDFVEYSMTDDEFLSYVFEKQRVGGNDRYPTVMNAVISRGYIRGDQEIYTRVLDKTTIKKQLERGYLVKTALYPAFIGYTTKESAQLYRAAKSEEIEGDEKMILSMISNHSPISRKEIVSGSPLSQSRTVDALSALSKLSVIHQDSDSYYSIIPMPKISREEAIKEIARRHFSDFGIFSAENLSRFMSARMSEVRSTLAALEREGLLKKGFFIKDDPTLIWILSSDVGKKQNIHKEIFALNTQDNLHFYIRQHIKAEIGQSRAVIFEGTKISGSFDGKLSYAGSKVENFKGSDRAKKFLGDTARSLGISMEDGKSVEQEDDWDAVEFYLKSNPGAVTRK
- a CDS encoding transcriptional regulator, which codes for MKIPCEIVVWYVLPTIRREVARELVFEHGMSQAQVARKFEVTDAAISQYLKKKRGENETIQNSERYELFSEEIKKSASYLAAEGSDFVTEMCRLCSVVKNCGMLAEIYEQYTGYNPPACAMADAEIQKIMLRE
- a CDS encoding TIM barrel protein, which gives rise to MRFGPAGYPSEGKTPIGSLEYTRSLGLDALEVELVRGARVSEERAREIGSAAERLDIRLSCHAPYYISFNSETPDTREKSVGWVMDTARVAHNMGAYIIVIHAASYGKHPETATDSVIEGLTTCKNNMDNEGIKDVILGIETMGKKGQFGTLKEIEEVMDSVDGARPVLDVAHVHARNGGSLKTEEDMRALIGEFFPLCGDVAHFHISCIEYGDKGEKNHLPLEARDPDMQLLANVLEDSKKDCNFICESPRIAADAVVFRDMFPRYRR
- a CDS encoding FumA C-terminus/TtdB family hydratase beta subunit — its product is MILNSPLDEKTVRSLKLGETVYIKGPIITGRDEMHKRALEKARTGEDVPDEIFNSVLYHCGPIMVQRGEKWLPVAAGPTTSARMNDLEPEMIERFGIRAIIGKGGMSKKVAEAMEKHGCVYLAAVGGTAVSLAEGLGESTGSEWNDLGMAEAMWKFNAERLGPLIVAIDASGGDLYEDVRGKLKR
- a CDS encoding carboxypeptidase-like regulatory domain-containing protein; protein product: MKSRIAALLLVAVMILPMAGLLLSVDEAYAADDTTFTGIAQDSDGTPLGDVEVRLDWAVGGTGFAVSGTALSDADGNFSIVLPGTYDISKTNTVTISYRNELHIMICDDVALEDYTISGTTFDLGEVKALYIFTIGKNMTVTGTVKYGSELIGGATISLLKSNGTVAGTDTTGTDGKYEIKCEPGTYTITVKRGGFEDQIINGVVVGEDSSSITKDISLVLAPQQTYWGLDLPHLFTIVGLIVAGILLMIMMAYVVYTRRHHGKLKIVDDED